Part of the Pseudomonadota bacterium genome is shown below.
AACAAATTTTCTTGTTCTTTGTGACTCCTACAATATCCCTCTGATCTTCCTGCAGGACCAACCAGGCTTTCTTATTGGTCCGGACATTGAGAAATCTGGGATCATCGGAAAAGTGATCAACTGGATGAACGCAATGCTACAGACTACAGTGCCAAAGATATGTATCATCCTACGAAAAAGTTATGGTAGAGGGTTTATCAACATGGGGGCTGGAGGCACAGCCGAAGAAGTAGCAGCGTGGTTCACAGCTGAGGTGAGTTTCATGGACCCTCGCTCCGCGGTCTCTGTGGTTTATGGAGAAAATCTAGAGAAAGAAGATCCTGATCAATTTGCACAACATCTAGAAGAAATGGCCCGCGATACTTCCGCCTACGGCCTCGCCTCAGTTTATGGTGTCAAGGAAGTTCTAGATCCGCGCGACACCCGAGATTATTTGATTGATATGCTGGATACCCAACGAGATCGTCTTTCAAATGGCATAGGAGAACATTTACTTGAAGCTTGGCCCACCAGTTACGTATGAATGCACAACGCAACCTGAACGTTGGTCAAGCCAGACAAATCAACGAATAATCCCGAGAACCCCTACATCATTGCAAGAGCATTCCAACTGACGCCATATTCAGCTTCAAATAATTCTTTATTAAACCTAGACTAGGCCCTTGAAGTCAATGCGATGGGAATGGAATGGAATAATGTTCTTATTGTATTACATGCGTTTCTGTATAATTGCAGAGCTAAATCATAAGAGGCATCTTTCCTGTAACTTTGCCAATTAGTTAATTCTGTAAATTATAGACCCACACTAGTTTTAGGAGAAATCTTTGTACGTCGACCTTCTCTCTGTGTATCCAAGGACTGATTAAATGCAACAGTTGAAGATACCAGCAGCTTTTGTTCGTGGTGGCACTAGCAATGGATTAGCATTTTTACGAAAAAATCTCCCCGAAAATAGGGATGATTGGAAACAAATTTTTCTGGCTGCCATGGGTAGTCCAGACCCCCACAGCCGTCAGCTGGATGGCATGGGAGGGGGTATTTCTTCGCTTTCTAAAATTCTAGTAGTTGAAAAATCCAAGGTTCCAGGAGTGGATATCGACTACACATTTTGTCAGGTCTCTCCAAGAGAAAGCTGGGTTGCATATAGTAATATCTGTGGCAACATGGCCTCAGCAGCGGCACCCTTTGCATACGACGAAGGACTTATCAGTCAACAAAGTGGCGAAATTGTGGTTCGAGTGCGCAGTACCAACACAGGTGTACTTTTTGACTCACGGTTTCGTATTGATGATGGAAAATCAGCAGTAGATGGAGATTTCGAATTGCCGGGTGTAGCAGGATCCCATTCGCCTGTACGAAATGAATTTCTCGACCCTGGCGGTACAAATGCCGTCAGTTTACTGCCCAGTGACAATATTATTGATAAGCTCACCAAACGTGATGGTTCACTAATAGAAGCCTCATTAGTTGACGCAACACTTGCTGTCGCTTTTATACGCGGTAAAGATATAGGCATGACAGGCAAAGAACTTCCTGCTCAAATTGATGATGATAAAAATCTTATGTCAGAGCTTGAATATTTAAGGTGTCAAGCTGGTGTACTTATGGGATTATCAGAAAAGCCACAGAATGTGCCTGCAGTGGTGCCAAAAATAGCTTGGGTGAACCCTCCTCAAGACAGCCCATCACTCTCGGGCGAAGTTTATAAATCCACCGAAAGCGACTTTACTGCACGTATGATATCAGCGGGGAATTGCCATAGAGCATTACCATCCACCGGCTCTATCTGTACAGCCGTCGCGGCACGCATTACGGGTTCAGTAGTGCATGATATCGCGAGGCCCTCAAAAGATAAGGAAGATGATGTCAGAATCACTCATCCATCTGGTATACTAGCAGTGTCGGTCGATGTAAAAAAAATAGCAACCGGATGGCATTGTAATAAAGCTGGCGTGTATCGTTCGCAAAGGCGTCTTTTTGATGGACATGTTCTTGTGCCTGCCTCAAAAATATCAGCTTCCTTAGCACGTGAATTAAGAACAAAAATAGAAGCCAAAAGGGACAACAAAAATGACAAATGATAGTACTCCTAATTGGGAAACAATTCGAAATTTATTCCCGGCAACTAGGGAATATATTTATCTTGATGGTGCAAACAAAGGTGCCCTACCCACGTGTGTTGCCGAGGCCACGCAGGAGTGGCTGCAAATGGTTTATGACCATGCAGGAATCGGTGCATTTTCAATGGATGAGATAGAACGCACGCGGGCTGCAGTTGCCTCCACCTTCGGTGCGCCAAAAGAATGTATAGCTTTAACCAAAAATACCTCCGAGGGCATAAATATTCTTGCTCAAGGCATTGGACTGAAAGCTGGCGATAACGTCATTCTAAGCTGCGGAGAGCATGAGAATAATACCTTCCCATGGAGGCACTTGGAAAGTCGAGGGGTAGAAATACGTTGGGTGCGAGAGGATAAGAACAATATATTTCCTATAGATTCATATGAAAAACTCATAGACGCTAAAACCCGTGTTATTACAGTTGCGTGGGTCACATATGGAGTAGGCCATCGTGCTGATTTGCAGGCGCTTTCATCACTAGCTCATGAGCACGACGCCTTATTGTTC
Proteins encoded:
- a CDS encoding PrpF domain-containing protein, which encodes MQQLKIPAAFVRGGTSNGLAFLRKNLPENRDDWKQIFLAAMGSPDPHSRQLDGMGGGISSLSKILVVEKSKVPGVDIDYTFCQVSPRESWVAYSNICGNMASAAAPFAYDEGLISQQSGEIVVRVRSTNTGVLFDSRFRIDDGKSAVDGDFELPGVAGSHSPVRNEFLDPGGTNAVSLLPSDNIIDKLTKRDGSLIEASLVDATLAVAFIRGKDIGMTGKELPAQIDDDKNLMSELEYLRCQAGVLMGLSEKPQNVPAVVPKIAWVNPPQDSPSLSGEVYKSTESDFTARMISAGNCHRALPSTGSICTAVAARITGSVVHDIARPSKDKEDDVRITHPSGILAVSVDVKKIATGWHCNKAGVYRSQRRLFDGHVLVPASKISASLARELRTKIEAKRDNKNDK